The genomic interval ATTGGACCAAATATCGGTACTTTTCAGACCCACGGCTCACTTTCTGACACTTACTTTCTACCCAAGtgaactacagtatgtacatacatacagttGAGTGAAGGAAGAGATTAGAGAGTTTCAACCGATAGCGGGAGTTCTGATTGTAgacaaggaggtgctgAAAAAGtcagatacaagtaccggtacaagtacgttATGTCAGTTGAACCATTGATGAATTCTGTCTCGTTTTCAACCCTCCAACTTCTCGTAAGCATCCAGTGATCATTCTAAAGGAGTTATATATTGTAGTTTCCGCACACACTCTACCTCAGTGTCTCAATCTCAGCTCTTCCTTGCCCAATGTTCATAATCTCCACCACACATAAATGACGACCAGAAGCAAAAAATgcagtcacatgacctgaTCCACCACCCTATATATTCCTCCATAATCCCCTTTTGTCGCTTTGTCTACTCTGGCAGTCCCTACCATGCTCCTCCAACCCACCAATAAAGTTCCTGATCAGTACTATACATGAAAATGCATGATCTGTGAGAGTCATTATCTCAACTGCACCACCACAGTACTCACACCAAAACGCAGGTCCGAGCTCAGACATGACGAAATTCCGAGGCTGTATCGATATCCACTCTGGACAGGTCAAACAGATTGTCGGAGGCACTCTGACGGACTCAGACGCTGATCTCAAGACCAACTTTGTCGCTACCCAGCCTCCGGGATACTTTGCCCAGTTGTACAAGGACAACAATGTCGTGGGCACCCATGTTATCAAGCTGGGTCCTGGCTGCGACGAGGCTGCCGAGGAAGCCCTTGCTGGCTGGCCCGATCATCTTCAAATTGGAGGAGGCATCAACCACGACAATGCCGAAAAGTGGATCAAGCTGGGAGCTTCTCATGTGATTGTCACTTCTTTTCTGTTCCCCGACGCCAAGCTCGATATGAAGCGACTCACAGATCTGGAGGCCATTCTGGAGCCCTACGGCGGCAAGAAGCGCATTGTGGTGGATCTGTCGTGTCGACGAAAAGACGGCAAGTGGGTGGTGGCTATGAACCGATGGCAGACGctcacagacacagaagtcaacaaggagacgctggagcagctggccAAGCACTGCGACGAGTTTCTGATCCACGCTGCTGACGTGGAGGGTCTCTGTAACGGCATTGATGAGGAGCTGGTAACTAAGCTGGGAGAGTGGCTTGAGGAGGGTCATTTGCCCCCTGTGACGTATGCTGGCGGCGCCAAGAACATTGATGATTTGGCCCTGGTGCAGAAACTGTCGCATGGCAAGGTGGATCTGACCTATGGAAGTGCCCTCGACGTGTTTGGGGGAGACAAGGTCAAGTTCAGTGACTGTGTCGAGTGGAATGAGAAGATGCACAAGTAGACATGGATGAGGATGAATAGATGAATAGAACGGTAGCAAAGCAAGCGTGAACTTGGAAAATGGTGGGTACTTGGTGCGGACTAACAGTGATAATGAACTATCGTGTCTGACTGTAGGAAGGCTGTGGGTGCAATCAGGCTGATCGGATGCCAGGAGTTGTGCACTTAAGTCAACAGAATGAGCCTCTCAGGTAGAACCTCTGTCAACATGGACCTCTACGGTTGATATACATTCTTCAGACTACATCTCGACACTTTGGAGTAGATGTACCGGCCGGTGCCTTGGTTTCACATTTCGCATGCATCTCGGAATGTTGATCTGTGGTCTACGGGTCACTTACATGTATCATTCATAAGATATATTCAAATAGCACAGCACACGTGTTAAAGCACATGGACACGGGCTATTATCGTGCTACTCACTCGAATCGCACTGAAATGCTTAAAGTCGAGAGTTGATGATGTCAACAAACTCGGGCTTGAGAGAAGCACCACCGACGAGGAAACCGTCGACATCAGACTTGTCCTTGAAGGTACCAGAGTTCTTGCCGTTGACGGAACCACCGTAGATGATTCGGACCTTGTCGGCCTGGGCGCcaatcttgtccttgaggtAGGCTCGGATCTCGTGGTGGATCTGCTGGGCGTCCTCGGCGGTGGCAGCGAGACCGGTACCGATGGCCCAGACGGGCTCGTAGGCAATGACCACGTTGGACCagtccttgatcttggcgATGACGGGGTCGAGCTGGGATCGGACAACGTCCAGGGTCTTGccagccttcttctcgtcaatggTCTCTCCGATACAGAGGATGACGTCGAGACCGTTGTCAAGAGCGtacttggtcttgtcggcAATCCACTCGGAGgactccttgttgatggttCGTCGCTCGGAGTGGCCGAGAATGACCCACTTGGCTCCaacgtccttgagctgggcCACAGACACCTCACCGGTGAAGGCACCGTCTCCCTTGTCGAAAGAGTTCTGGccagccacagacacggTGGGCTTCTTCAGAGACTCCTTGGCGAGCAGGAGGTAGGGGAAGGGGGGCGAGATGACCACCTCGGTCTTGGGGTCGAGCTCGGAGGCGTTGAGTCGCTcaacaatggccttgatggACTCCAGAGAGCCGTTCATCTTGAAGTTTCCGCCAACAAAAAAGGTTCGAGACTGTGTTAGTGCGTGCGCGCGCGGGGTTTTGTGTCGCTCAATTGACCGCCGGCCAATTGTCTCCTCAATCACTCACCATTTTGAATGTAGTTGTgttgtatgtacgagtacgaagGAGAGTGACATTGCTTGTATATCTGACTATGTATGACGAAAGTGTCCCGAATAAGGTTACCCTATTCTATTGGTTGGGATGGAGAAACGGGTGGAAGTGTTGGGAAGCGGAGGAGATGAATACAACGCGCCCAGAAGTCGAGAATATGGCGCCGAGTCCAGGCGATATTATCGGATGCCCTAACCCGGACGCCTTTTGAGTGCGCACGGACTGTATTTCTAACCCCACCCTAGCCCTGATGGAGCACTCGTGGCGATATCAACCTCTAGCTCTACACTTAGTGCCATGGCCTGATCTGCCTATACGGGTTAAGTGAGGTAATAGAGCACTAAAAATGGAACCTAAGACAACGGCGTTGCAAGCTACTGTAATAATGGCGTCAAAAGGCGTATAGAATTTGTGGTGAGGTCATTGGGTGTGTTGTAATGAGCTGATTGTGTGATTTTGCTGAGGGGTTTcgctgtacagtaggtggTTTAGTAagcatgtacagtagactCACACTCTTTACTGTAGCAGGGGGGTTGGGGGGTGCGTAGATATCGGAGGTAATAACGCAAAAGTACCACTACCAAGACTTTTTTGTATGAATGCAGATGAATGTCATAACACCAATGGAAACACCGTCGAATTCTGCATCGAATAGTGCAATTTTGTCATATCTTGTCTTGGTCTGTGGCTCATTTCCAACATGCACTTTCTGAGTCACCTGTAAAGAAATAGTCAAGTATATTACTGTATCTGTAAACAAAAATCCCAATCAACTTACTTGGACGGGGGTAATTGATGCTGTGATAACAGGACTATACTACTACTGAAGGATATGATTTCAGCTCTTTTGTTTAGAACTCAagtcttctccatctacTAAACTACATCTCAATGTTCTTCCATTCTTGTAACACCAGAAATGAACCCCCAGGTGACTTTTCCAGTCAACTAATTTCTAACTAAATCCAACTAATAAATATGTCGTCAAATGAGATTCGGACTGTCGCTCCCAAAAGTCTTCAGATCGGCTCCAAATCCCCACAGTCGTTTTTTACCACCATTATCAAACACTTCCATCATTATCCAtactcataacctgtgTATACTCGATTCTACTGCAGCTCAGGTTATACACTTCGATAATTATAAATATCACCAACGCGTAACTTAATCTACTCACACCATGCAACGACCCACAACACCATTAAGACGCTCAAATTCGCGACAATCGGACCACGAAGAGCACTATCCGATAGTGGAGTCCGTGTTGGACATGGCTATCGGCGAACAGATGGCCGAACTCGCAGACGGCATGTCAGCGCTAGACCGCAATCTCAAGGACCTCCAGGTGATCCATACCAACCTCAATAACTTCAACGAGTCGTTCTCGACACTGATTTACGGGCTCCAGATGAACGCGTGGTGCGCCGAGTTCCATAACGGACCACGTTCGTGCGATTTTGCACGCCGAAaagaggtggaagagatggaagaAAGAGCTCGACGGGCACAGATGCAAGCGGAACGCGACAGAATGGCCATGCAACAGATCCAAGAGACCCCGACGCGTCTGCCGAGCGAACCATCGGACGGAGATGTCACGTACATGCGCAACGACAACTCGTTCATCATTCAGCCTCCTAGCAGTTACCAGTCTCAGCTGCCCAGTAGGATTCCCCAGTCGTCACGTGCGTCGAGGATTCGACCTCCGAACTCACTGAGACCACCAAGAGGACGGGGGTTGTATCTCAGAGgagggtcacgtggtgtGACGGGAGGAAGAGGGAGCTATACGGGAGTTGGGAGGGGTAGTGGTAGGCCAGCTAGTGAGGGTACTACCAGGCGGTGGCTATGAGCAGCGAACTGATCACGCTACTTGTGGTTGATTTGACTGCTTGAAGGTCAATTGGTTATGAGTTTGAGTGTGCAGAGCACGTTCAAACAACTATGGTGGATCTATCTGGTATCAGATGTTTCTCCGCTCACAGCTCCACCTACTCCACCCACAACTCATGATTTATAGACCCAACATTAATACATTATTTATTGCTTTATAAACGGCATCCGCAGGTAGACATTAGATCATCTGTCAACTATTGTATCCTCACAGTGCTTTGCATCCCCAAAATATTGGCTTCCCGTCGTCAGATACAACATCCAAGACCACCAGTCGATTCCAGTTGGTCTTGTAAATGTCACAGTTTGGATCGTATAGTTACGATACTTCTAGTTGATACATTCCCGACTCAACCAGTATGCATTAGTTTCATGTCCACTAGCCGTAGTGAACCGCTCGCTACGCTCATTGCTTCACCGTCCAAACTCCTCTTGCAACTCCAGCGTCGTCAATATCTGCCACCACGTCCAACTTCCAACCTCTCTCGCTCAACAATGTCTCAAACTCATGAATGCCGCCTCCTACTCCGAAATACACCTTCTTGGCCGCCACCAAcacatctcctccatcctCGGTAATGTTCAGCAGAGTATTGGTGAACACAGGGAGCGTATCCAACGAGTAAATGGTCTCAGATGCTAGAACAAGACTATACAGTCCGACGAGCCGCACAAACTCGGGGCTCCAAGCCCCGGCCACAAACTCGACTTCAACGCCCTTTTCCTGCAACAACTGCTCGATTCGGTCCACTAGGGCACTTGTCACATCCAGTTCTCCCTCCTGCACTCTAGTCTGACCCTCGGCGGCATCTTCGTTTGTAGTCTGCAGCGCAGACAGCTCCTCAACCGTCAGCAAGTTGCACAGGTTGAGTAGCACGTTGGGGGCAGTCACTAAGCCCAGCACAGAGTCGTTGTAGTCTGCCAGAGTGACTTTTCCCGGGTTTCCAGACTTGAGCAGTCTTTGAATCAGATAAATAGCAGGCAGTCCCTGGCCACATCCCAGCTCAATAGCCGAGCCCTGGGTCCATTGGCAAccctccagcaccttggtCAGGTCCAGCATGCACTCCCAGGCCTTGAGACCTCCCTCGTAGGTCGCAACCTTGAGATCCTCGTTAGTGGTGCCCAGAAGCAGTTCGTCGGTGGCTGACAGGTTATCCTCGCCCATCAGCTGATGCTTGACGTCATAGAGCTCTCGGCGAAGAAGTTGTGTGTCTGCAGAGATTTGCAGAGGCTGGTAAGTGAGACGTTTTCCCATGACCCGTTCCAGCATCATTCGGAAGGAGTACTTCTTGGGCATAAAGTCTGGAGAAATGTCCATTTGCGAGTCCATGAACGCCTTGACGGCATTTGTGTCGACTTTGGGGGCGTTGATTTCACCTTCCTCGGAGAATCCGAATGAGAAGGACATGTTTTAGACAGCGTTGAATGTGTATGAAAAAAACTACAACCGTGCTGGAAATATTCCATTAAGCTCATCCTGCAGGACACCTTCAAAATGAAAAATGTGTCTGAAAGGAGATATTGGAGTATATATTTTGCAAATCTGAAAGTTGCATTTTATTCACAATAAATCACAGTCTAGATTTCACGTTTTAGCCTCGGAAAAACCACCATCCTATGGTCTCCTTGGAACCACCTCCAGATCCTCTTCAAAACCTAATTATTTATACACCTTCTCcaaacatcaccacataCAGTTCAATACGGTATACGTCACAACCACCATGCTCGACATTGACCAGTTTCTGGACGCAGAATTCGACCCTGTGGCCTACGCCAACCAGCTGGTGCTGCAGACATcgtcgtcacgtgatgaggACATTGATCTCGACATCCCCATCAAGAAAATATCCTACGACGTACAGCATCTCGACGACCAGGTACGCACGTTATGCAGAGACAATcacaaggagctgctgtcACGTGTAGCTGATGTAAgcaccaaggaggacacgctcaaggctctggaaaCGCCCATGAAGGATGTCAATTCGTCATACAAAAAGTTGCAGACAGATGTTCTGGGTCCTTACTACCAAGCAGACAATCTTTACTCGGCTCTCAAACGGGTTCACCATACCACCGATCTGCTCAGATCGCTCACCTGGTACCTCTACCTGGCTGTACAACTCAACAACACATCAGATATGGCTGGATCAGCTTCTCTGATTCGAGATTTACACACCCATTCGAAAATCCATCCCGGTCTAGCATCTTTACAGATCTTCAGAGACCATCAGAAGTTACTGAAGGAGGCTGATAAGAAACTGACACTGAGATGCGTTTCTTCAATCAAGAGTGTGTCTTCAGTGTCGACTTCGGCCGAAAGAACCGCCATCTCTTCAGCTATTGTCGGTCTAGCCATCTTAGACGAACGTCAACTTGCGTCGGCCGTCCAATCAGCGCTGTCCAACTACATTTCACAGTCAATTTCTCTTCTGGCGCGCTCAGTCAACTCAGACGAGTCGCTGGAACACGCCATGCATACAATTAGTCAGCACTCTCGAGCAGTGTCGACATTGGGCACTCTGCTGTCACGTGCCGTGGTACCTGCAGAAGGAGACGACAAGTCTGCTACACCTGTCTCTGAGCTGCCTCGAATCGCGGATCTGCTTGATTCTAACCTCAACTCAAAATTCTGGCGAGATGTGGCTTCCGCTCTAAACCTGAGAATCAAGGAGAGAATCACCCGCGCCACTCCGGGACTCAAGAGTCTGCAACAGAACCATGCGAGATTGGAAACTGTGGTTGCAGAGGCTGTCAGTAGAGGTGGCGGAGGATTGACGGTAGATGGAATGGAGGCTAAGGTGATGAAGGGTGCGCTGGCGCCTCTAAAGTAGGAAGCGAACGACGGAAGGGTCGTGAGCTGACAACAACCAAGAAAAGAACGACTATAGGTCATGAATGGCACAGTCGATGGTACCAATTGAGGTCTAGCCTTCCCTCAATAAGTCAACAAGAGTTGCCTGTCTCCGCACAGCTGACAATATATTGCATTAACCAACATATACTGTAGGAGACAAACACCCGTACATACCAAAAGTGTCGTGAGCATGTTCCACTGCTACCTACAGTAAAATACCTCTCGTAGCATCCATCCTCTTAGGCCTAACCATGGTGAGGTGCACAACGAGTAACGTGATTTCATGTTCATTATATCATCCCCTTATAaatatatacttgtagtccgAATGTGTCCTTCCTTATCCTTTCCTAATGTTCCTACTTCTGTTCTCCCTTTCTGCTCCCCCTCCAGGCCCTCTTTAGTTTCCCCGACCTCtacctcttccacctcgtcCTCTGACACCTCCCCggcctcggccacctccCCGACCACCTCTGAAACCGCCTCTCTGACCTAAAGGAAACATATTAATACCAGACCCTCCATACTCGAACACACCTCCTCCATACTGCCGGCTGGCTCCGTACTCTCGAGTGCCAAAGTCGTCACTCTTGTGCACCTTGCCCTCGCGCATCTTCTGCCGTCGCTTCTTGCCCGGTCGGGCCCGTCGCTCACTCTTCTCCACTTCGGCATTATGAGCGCTTACGTCCAGCACCTTGCTAGGAACATCATACCGATGGTACCCGCCCACCTTGAGGACGGAATCTGCGTCCACAGCCATATCTCGAAACTGGGCTACCAGATcctgcttcttgggctcGGGCTCTGCAAACGTAAAGTAGTACGCCAAGGGACGAAACTTGTTGCgcgcagcagcagcataCTCGTCGttgaacttctccttggcccgACCAATACTGGCAGTGCCCTCATCCACAAACCCCTCAAACACAGGCTTCACGTCCTTGACAACAACCGTTTCGGGCGCGCCAGAAAACAGATTGAATGTGAACTCGGGAGCCTCCTCAGACTCCGAGCCATCGTCTCCCTCAACAGCTTCTGAGACCTCAACCACCGTCATCTCCTGGTCCGAATCAGTGTCATCATTCTCgacctcaacctcctcgaacGCAAACAGATTCTCGTAGCCTGCATACGACGAGTTTCCAACTTCGCCCTCGCTGTCGCTCCCGCCTCCAAATAACTCTTTTCGTGAAATTTtagacatgttgtgtgtgcCTTATATTGTAAGATGATTCAGTTTTCACCGAGCTCAAGACTTCGATTTTTTTAAGGTTGTGCATATACTCTGTCTCGTATTATTATGATGTATTACAATGTACGCCATGCTTCTACATGTACGTACCATTAACCATTCCAGTTCATGGACTGACTGGCATCATTCGTACAAATCCTCAACCTGTGCCAGGTGATCAAACAGCCATTCGTTATTAATACATTTTACATCTAAGAGTTCAGCTTCTCCCGAATGGAGGTGAGGAACTGATGGTAAGTGACGCCGCTCTGCTCCACTCGGTCCTCGACCAGATGGGTGGTGGCCCACAGTCGCAGAGCAGGCTCGCCGTCCTCCCGCACCACGTACAGATGCTGGTAGGTGATGGCATCTGTCTTTTCTCGAGCCTTGGAAATGATGTTTCGGATTCGCTCGTTGAACTGGTTGTCCAGCACGGGCAGTTCTGTCTTGCCTGTGGGCACCTCGGTGATGGAAGACACGCCAAACACGTCCTGCAACAGTGCAGGCTGTGCATCCCGGCCTACCCACAGGAACATGACCTGGCCGTCGTCAATGAGGAACAGACCATGGCTGATCAGATGCTCGCCACTGAGGTTTGTGCAGGGAGGCATGACAATCTGGCCGGTCTCGGCGTCAGGCAGACCAGCTTCATCGGGCATGAAGATGAGGTTGTAAAAGTTGGGATAAATGTACTGGATCAGGTACTTGTCGGGCAGGGTCGACAGGAGACACAGGGCCGCAGACCGCAGATCCGAGGGGATCTGCGAGGTCTTTCGGAAACCAATGTGCTTGATCAGAGCGTTCACCAGCAGAGGCAGCATTCGCAGGTTGGTGCAGAACTGCAGGGGGGCGGAGGCGCCGACGTTGGTGGTCATCAAATCCTTCTTGTAGCAGGTGAACATCTCGTTGAGTCGGTTCATGAGCAAATCCCGTGCGTCCTGAGGACCCTTTTGCAGAGCCTTCTCCACTGCCTTGTTGGCAAGGTAAGTGGTGATAGCGATCTGGTCAGCAGACGCGTAAATGTCCTGCAGCAGAGCCGAGGTGGGGAAGGCCCGGGTGATGACTCGGATGCGTCGCTCGCCAGAGGCAGTGCTGTGCAGAATAGCGGCCTGGAAAGTCACCCAGGGCTTGACAATCGTCTCCTCAATATTGACCTCAATCACGTAGCTCTGATCTCGAGGGAAAGTGGAGAAAGAGCACAGATCCGAAGATCGGGAGAAGAAGTTGCCGTAGAAGGCGCTCATTCGAATACCGTCGCAAGATCGCACTCGCAGAACGGCCTCGGTAGCCAACTCCTGAGACAGGTACTCGGAGAACTCCAGAGCAAATTTGTTGGCGTCCTCAGGGTTTGAGGCAATCCAGCCAGGGTAGAAGTAAGTCTGACCGGCGGAGAATCGGGGcaggttggagagagatgCAACGTCCTGGTAGTGAGAGGAGAACAGGAACATGTCCACGGTCACCTGAGTCTTGGAGCACTCCACGGCAAACGATTTGTAGAAGGTGGAGGCTGTCTGGAGCATCTGGCCCTCTCGCGAGGTACCCAGAGCCTTCTTGTCATCTCGAACCTCGAGCTTGCCCTGTCCAACGTTGGGGAGGGTAGAGGTCAGACACACAATCTTACCGCCAATGTTGGCAATGAGCTTGTGAGCAGCCACGACAGCAGATCCCAGAGCCGAGGCGGGGTTGACTGTGTGAGCAAACATGGACTGCAGAGAatccagcagcttttcAATGCCGCCCTTGCACTGGGAGAGATTAACCAGCAGGTCGGTAGGCATGGGGAGGAAGGGGTCGTCAATGTCGGAGACAACCATCATCCGGGGCTCGGGCCACTCGTTctcctctccctcttcGCCCTCGCCCTCCGCCACGTCCTCCTTTCGGGGAATGGCGAAGTAGTGCAGCGACGAGTCGACTGCGAGGAAACCGACTCGGGTTCGGTTATCCACGTTGGGGATTCGTGATAGCGACTCCTTGATGGTTCGCGCAGCGGTGGCCAGCAGACCGTTCTTGACAGAGTGCACAGACACATCCAGAACGAACACGTAGACCagaggctgaggaggtCGCACCATGTACTCTGCGGGAGCCACGAACTCAACGACAGAGTGGTTGAGCTCCGCTCGGGACCATCGGTCTCGGGGCTTGTTGGCCACGGCATCATAGTCAAAGCCAGAGGGCACATCGTTGGTCAGGTTGCACATGTTGCACCGCCATCGAGCGCCACCCTCCAAAAAGACAACATAGGGGTTGATGTAGGACCGACATCGT from Yarrowia lipolytica chromosome 1F, complete sequence carries:
- a CDS encoding uncharacterized protein (Compare to YALI0F05192g, similar to uniprot|P40545 Saccharomyces cerevisiae YIL020c HIS6 5 Pro-FAR isomerase, similar to Saccharomyces cerevisiae HIS6 (YIL020C); ancestral locus Anc_7.193), which translates into the protein MTKFRGCIDIHSGQVKQIVGGTLTDSDADLKTNFVATQPPGYFAQLYKDNNVVGTHVIKLGPGCDEAAEEALAGWPDHLQIGGGINHDNAEKWIKLGASHVIVTSFLFPDAKLDMKRLTDLEAILEPYGGKKRIVVDLSCRRKDGKWVVAMNRWQTLTDTEVNKETLEQLAKHCDEFLIHAADVEGLCNGIDEELVTKLGEWLEEGHLPPVTYAGGAKNIDDLALVQKLSHGKVDLTYGSALDVFGGDKVKFSDCVEWNEKMHK
- a CDS encoding uncharacterized protein (Compare to YALI0F05214g, similar to Saccharomyces cerevisiae TPI1 (YDR050C); ancestral locus Anc_3.288, similar to uniprot|P00942 Saccharomyces cerevisiae YDR050c TPI1 triose-phosphate isomerase singleton), with translation MSRTFFVGGNFKMNGSLESIKAIVERLNASELDPKTEVVISPPFPYLLLAKESLKKPTVSVAGQNSFDKGDGAFTGEVSVAQLKDVGAKWVILGHSERRTINKESSEWIADKTKYALDNGLDVILCIGETIDEKKAGKTLDVVRSQLDPVIAKIKDWSNVVIAYEPVWAIGTGLAATAEDAQQIHHEIRAYLKDKIGAQADKVRIIYGGSVNGKNSGTFKDKSDVDGFLVGGASLKPEFVDIINSRL
- a CDS encoding uncharacterized protein (Compare to YALI0F05236g, similar to Saccharomyces cerevisiae DAM1 (YGR113W); ancestral locus Anc_3.458, weakly similar to DEHA0B10791g Debaryomyces hansenii IPF 9981.1), with amino-acid sequence MQRPTTPLRRSNSRQSDHEEHYPIVESVLDMAIGEQMAELADGMSALDRNLKDLQVIHTNLNNFNESFSTLIYGLQMNAWCAEFHNGPRSCDFARRKEVEEMEERARRAQMQAERDRMAMQQIQETPTRLPSEPSDGDVTYMRNDNSFIIQPPSSYQSQLPSRIPQSSRASRIRPPNSLRPPRGRGLYLRGGSRGVTGGRGSYTGVGRGSGRPASEGTTRRWL
- a CDS encoding uncharacterized protein (Compare to YALI0F05258g, similar to Saccharomyces cerevisiae YIL110W; ancestral locus Anc_2.259, similar to uniprot|P40481 Saccharomyces cerevisiae YIL110w), which encodes MSFSFGFSEEGEINAPKVDTNAVKAFMDSQMDISPDFMPKKYSFRMMLERVMGKRLTYQPLQISADTQLLRRELYDVKHQLMGEDNLSATDELLLGTTNEDLKVATYEGGLKAWECMLDLTKVLEGCQWTQGSAIELGCGQGLPAIYLIQRLLKSGNPGKVTLADYNDSVLGLVTAPNVLLNLCNLLTVEELSALQTTNEDAAEGQTRVQEGELDVTSALVDRIEQLLQEKGVEVEFVAGAWSPEFVRLVGLYSLVLASETIYSLDTLPVFTNTLLNITEDGGDVLVAAKKVYFGVGGGIHEFETLLSERGWKLDVVADIDDAGVARGVWTVKQ
- a CDS encoding uncharacterized protein (Compare to YALI0F05280g, weakly similar to wi|NCU05067.1 Neurospora crassa NCU05067.1 hypothetical protein and uniprot|P53951 Saccharomyces cerevisiae YNL051w COD4 protein (Complexed with DOR1 protein 4), similar to Saccharomyces cerevisiae COG5 (YNL051W); ancestral locus Anc_2.260), with amino-acid sequence MLDIDQFLDAEFDPVAYANQLVLQTSSSRDEDIDLDIPIKKISYDVQHLDDQVRTLCRDNHKELLSRVADVSTKEDTLKALETPMKDVNSSYKKLQTDVLGPYYQADNLYSALKRVHHTTDLLRSLTWYLYLAVQLNNTSDMAGSASLIRDLHTHSKIHPGLASLQIFRDHQKLLKEADKKLTLRCVSSIKSVSSVSTSAERTAISSAIVGLAILDERQLASAVQSALSNYISQSISLLARSVNSDESLEHAMHTISQHSRAVSTLGTLLSRAVVPAEGDDKSATPVSELPRIADLLDSNLNSKFWRDVASALNLRIKERITRATPGLKSLQQNHARLETVVAEAVSRGGGGLTVDGMEAKVMKGALAPLK
- a CDS encoding uncharacterized protein (Compare to YALI0F05302g, similar to Saccharomyces cerevisiae YNL050C; ancestral locus Anc_2.261, no similarity) codes for the protein MSKISRKELFGGGSDSEGEVGNSSYAGYENLFAFEEVEVENDDTDSDQEMTVVEVSEAVEGDDGSESEEAPEFTFNLFSGAPETVVVKDVKPVFEGFVDEGTASIGRAKEKFNDEYAAAARNKFRPLAYYFTFAEPEPKKQDLVAQFRDMAVDADSVLKVGGYHRYDVPSKVLDVSAHNAEVEKSERRARPGKKRRQKMREGKVHKSDDFGTREYGASRQYGGGVFEYGGSGINMFPLGQRGGFRGGRGGGRGRGGVRGRGGRGRGRGN
- a CDS encoding uncharacterized protein (Compare to YALI0F05324g, similar to wi|NCU02391.1 Neurospora crassa NCU02391. 1 hypothetical protein and uniprot|P40482 Saccharomyces cerevisiae YIL109c SEC24 component of COPII coat of ER-Golgi vesicles, similar to Saccharomyces cerevisiae SEC24 (YIL109C) and SFB2 (YNL049C); ancestral locus Anc_2.262), which codes for MSQEHPEQGSSSKRRVYPQQQYDFAAAQPAGYSMPDPTQPYGASASPSAAMYGGAHAIPSPAAFQPHTANVQSGAFAPPPGTPGSAVDPPVAPGVAGGMAYGAPQAAGAAYGYQGLTNQMGNLNIGGGGAYQGGAPPGAAGGAHMAAPTQLNQIYNTDLLQNFPPPISDLTLPPPPVILPPGSSVTGNPDPNADSEFMRCTLNTVPTSSSLLKKSKLPFALVIRPYTALRDADENVPTVADTTIARCRRCRSYINPYVVFLEGGARWRCNMCNLTNDVPSGFDYDAVANKPRDRWSRAELNHSVVEFVAPAEYMVRPPQPLVYVFVLDVSVHSVKNGLLATAARTIKESLSRIPNVDNRTRVGFLAVDSSLHYFAIPRKEDVAEGEGEEGEENEWPEPRMMVVSDIDDPFLPMPTDLLVNLSQCKGGIEKLLDSLQSMFAHTVNPASALGSAVVAAHKLIANIGGKIVCLTSTLPNVGQGKLEVRDDKKALGTSREGQMLQTASTFYKSFAVECSKTQVTVDMFLFSSHYQDVASLSNLPRFSAGQTYFYPGWIASNPEDANKFALEFSEYLSQELATEAVLRVRSCDGIRMSAFYGNFFSRSSDLCSFSTFPRDQSYVIEVNIEETIVKPWVTFQAAILHSTASGERRIRVITRAFPTSALLQDIYASADQIAITTYLANKAVEKALQKGPQDARDLLMNRLNEMFTCYKKDLMTTNVGASAPLQFCTNLRMLPLLVNALIKHIGFRKTSQIPSDLRSAALCLLSTLPDKYLIQYIYPNFYNLIFMPDEAGLPDAETGQIVMPPCTNLSGEHLISHGLFLIDDGQVMFLWVGRDAQPALLQDVFGVSSITEVPTGKTELPVLDNQFNERIRNIISKAREKTDAITYQHLYVVREDGEPALRLWATTHLVEDRVEQSGVTYHQFLTSIREKLNS